Proteins co-encoded in one Papaver somniferum cultivar HN1 chromosome 5, ASM357369v1, whole genome shotgun sequence genomic window:
- the LOC113280616 gene encoding F-box protein At3g07870-like: protein MHGNYSYTTLVEIDKHRPVELEPLSDMVGSCNGLVCFSVRRKFTIACDPIYICNPMTEEYVYLPTFNYDKPYNDAAEAGCFDCGFGYHHYKDEYKVVRIHRVFVDFKRQSQKVQVYTLGSGHGWRDKGSIDHLLASDNGVCANGAIHWVEYRKNKIVAFDLADEEFRLIPLPPHLPQTSQYNEFDTISLKLLGCQLCVVHLDIGKVEDVIHIWALEKKKTFSSTDMKGWYDQFDDKWRRKKKFSIPCTKGEIYIYVVCSYKEKSSSNVV from the coding sequence ATGCATGGGAATTACTCTTACACGACACTTGTGGAAATCGATAAGCATCGGCCTGTTGAGCTAGAACCCTTGTCTGACATGGTTGGTTCATGTAATGGCTTGGTCTGCTTTTCAGTAAGACGCAAGTTCACTATTGCTTGTGATCCCATCTACATCTGTAACCCCATGACTGAGGAATATGTATATCTTCCAACGTTCAACTACGACAAACcatataatgatgccgcggaagCTGGTTGTTTTGATTGTGGATTTGGTTATCATCATTACAAGGATGAGTATAAAGTCGTTAGAATCCACAGGGTTTTCGTCGATTTTAAACGGCAGAGCCAGAAAGTTCAAGTATACACTTTGGGTAGTGGTCATGGGTGGAGAGATAAAGGAAGCATCGATCACTTATTAGCTTCGGACAATGGAGTTTGTGCAAATGGAGCCATTCATTGGGTAGAGTATCGGAAAAATAAAATTGTGGCTTTCGACTTAGCAGATGAGGAGTTTAGATTGATCCCATTACCACCACACTTACCACAAACTTCGCAATATAATGAATTCGATACAATTTCTCTAAAACTGTTGGGATGTCAATTGTGTGTGGTTCATCTAGATATAGGGAAAGTAGAAGATGTGATTCACATATGGGcattagagaaaaagaaaacGTTTAGCAGTACTGACATGAAAGGCTGGTATGATCAGTTCGACGACAAATGGAGGCGGAAGAAGAAATTtagtataccatgcaccaagggtgagatatatatatatgtcgTTTGCAGTTACAAAGAGAAATCAAGTTCTAATGTCGTATAA